A stretch of bacterium DNA encodes these proteins:
- a CDS encoding type II toxin-antitoxin system prevent-host-death family antitoxin → MSRSEEDRMKATWQVQEAKARFSDLLRRSLAEGPQIVTHRGVERAVVVPIEQWRRMERNTRRNIKEWLLAPEARTETLVP, encoded by the coding sequence ATGTCCCGAAGCGAAGAGGATCGTATGAAAGCAACGTGGCAGGTTCAGGAGGCGAAGGCTCGGTTCAGCGATCTGCTCCGGAGGAGCCTGGCGGAAGGTCCCCAGATCGTCACCCACCGCGGCGTCGAGAGAGCGGTCGTAGTCCCGATCGAGCAGTGGCGCCGGATGGAACGCAACACACGAAGAAACATCAAGGAGTGGCTGCTCGCGCCTGAAGCACGGACGGAGACGCTCGTACC